From the genome of Adlercreutzia equolifaciens DSM 19450:
GGCCTCGTCGCCGTCGATGGTGAACAGAAGCGCCGGCACCCCGTAGGTGTTCACGAGGCGGGAGGCCACGATGCCCTTCACGCCCTCGTGCCAGCCCTCGCCGGCCACGACGAGGGCCCGCTGGCCGTGGTAGATTCTGCTGGCCTGCTCCTTCGCGATGTCCGACAGCTCCGCCTCAATGGCGCGGCGCTGGTTGTTCACGTCCTCCAGGGCCTCGGCCATGGCGCAGCACTCGCCGTAGTTGTCGCACATGAGCAGATCGAGCGCCAGATCGGCGTTGCCCATGCGCCCGGCGGCGTTCAGGCGCGGAATGAGGGAGAACGACAGGTTCGTGGCCGAAAGCGGTTTTCCGGCCTGGCCCGTGGTGGCCAGAAGCGCGGCGATGCAGGGACGCGGGTTGGTGTTCATGCGCGCGAGGCCGTCGGCCACGAGCGCTCGGTTCTCATCGCGCATGGGCATGAGGTCGGCCACAGTGCCCAAGGTGGCGAAGTCGGTGTAGCTGCGCCACAGGTGCGGGAAGCCCAGACGGCTGCCGAGCACCTGCACGAGCTTCAAGGCTACGCCCACGCCGGCGAGGATGGCGCTCGGGCAATCATCGGCCATCTTCGGATCGGCCACGGGCACGCCCTCGGGCACGAGATCGGCCGCCTCGTGGTGGTCGGTGATGTAGACCTCCACCCCCGCCTTCAGAATGTCGGCCACCTCGTTTTTGCAGGCGATGCCGCAGTCCACGGTGACGATGACGTCGGGCTCCAGAGCTCGGGCGCGCTCGAAAGCGGCCGCGGTGATGCCGTAACCCTCCCCGAAACGGCGGGGAACGAAGGGGAACGCGCAGGCGCCGAGGGCCCGCAGGCCCCGGGTGAGCACGGTGGTAGCGGAGATGCCGTCCAAATCGAAGTCGCCGAACACGACGATGCGCTTCTTCTCGCGGATGGCGTCGATGAGCCCGTCGGCCACTTCTGCCAGCCCTGGGATCTCCAAGGGATTGCGCCAGTCGCGGTCGAGCGAGGGGTTCAAGAAGCGCTTGGCGGCCCGCACCGTGGTGATGCCGCGGGCCACGAGGGTCGTCGCGATGAAGCGGGGCAGGCCGAGGTCGTGCGCCAGACGCGCGACGATCTGCGGATCGGCCTCCCGGATGCTGAATTGGGCGGTCATAATGTGCTAGCTACCTTACGTGCGTTCTTCTTCGTAGTTCGGAGGGTATTTTCGCACAAAGCTCGCATTCTGTCACCGCAGCACGACGGCGGCGCGGCAATTTCCCACGGCACCGCCCGGGCAGCTCCTCGCAAGCCGTCAATCGACGCTCGGCAGCGAGTCGCACAGCACCTAGCGGTTGTCCACTTTCTCGGGGTACAGGTCGTGCTGGGACAGGCGCGTCCAGGCTACTTCCTCCCAGCGGGTGCCGGGGCGTCCGTAGTTGCAGTAGGGGTCGATGGAGATGCCGCCGCGCGGGGTGAACTTGCCCCAGACCTCGATGTACTTCGGATCCATGAGCGCGATGAGATCCTTCATGATGATGTTCATGCAGTCCTCGTGGAAGTCGCCGTGGTTGCGGAAGCTGAACAGGTACAGTTTGAGCGACTTGCTCTCCACCATGCGCACATCGGGCACGTAGGAGATGTAGATGGTGGCGAAGTCGGGCTGGCCGGTGATGGGGCACAGGCTCGTGAATTCGGGGCAGTTGAACTTCACGAAGTAGTCGTTGCCCGGGTGCTTGTTCTCGAAGGTCTCCAGTACCGACGGGTCGTAGTCAGTCGGGTACTGGGTATGCTGGTTGCCGAGCAGGGTGACGCCGCCGGCGCGGGTTTCGACCTCGTCGCGGCCAGCCGAGGCAGCGGCGGGAGCAGTCGCTGGCGCGGGGCCGGCATCCTCGCGAGCCAGATGGGCCGCGATGGCGGCCATAGCCGAAGTATCCACCGATCCCTCGGGCTTTCCGATTGCATCATCGTCGCTGCCAAACAGCGCTTCAGCCATGTCCATTGGTTTCATTCCCAGCTCCTCTTCTTTAGCAACTCCTTGGGGGCGGGCTGCGGGGTACCGCTCAGTCGCTCAGACAGTCCTCGCTCGGCGAAACAGGACGTTTAGTCCTGTTTCGAACGCTCTCGGAACTCGCTTGGTGAGCAATACCCCACATCCCGCTACACTCAACTCTGCTTGATTATCTCATAGCCGGATCTTCGACGCCGTTGGCGGCGAAGGCGGCGGCACGGTCGAGGCAGGTGGCGCAACGACCGCAGGGCGCCTCTCCCCCTTCGTAGCACGACCAGGTGAGCTCGTAGGGCACGCCAAGGGCCAGCCCCTCGCGCACGATGTCGGCCTTCGACCAGGTGACGAACGGAGCTTCCAAGCACAGCTCGCCGCCGGTACCCTCCACGATGGCGCGATTCATGGCCTCCACGAACTCCAGCGAGCAATCGGGGTAGGCGTTGCCGGCCCAGTCGTCGTGATGGGCTCCGTAATAGACCGTCGAGCAGCCGAGCGAGAGGGCCATGGAGGCCGCCGAGGAGAGGAAGAGCCCGTTGCGGAAGGGCACATACGTGCTCACCGGACCGCCGTCGCCTTCGGCCTGCTGATCGGCGTAGCTGGACTCGGGGATGGCCGCATCGGAATGGGCCAGAAGCGAGCAGTCGCTGTCGGCGAAGATGGCGCCCAAATCGAGGAAGCGCTGCTCTACACCGTAATGGGCCGCCACGGCGCGGGCCGCTTCAATCTCGCGAACGTGCTTCTGCCCGTAGCTGATGGAAAGCGCATACACGTTTTCCGCTCCGTACTTGCTCACGGCCCGCGCCAAAAGCGTCGTGGAATCCACGCCGCCGGAGCACAGCACCAGGGCTTTGTTGTTGGTCATGGTTCCTATCCTTCCAGATCCTTAAACCCCGCGCGTCTCGTCGGGCCAGATGATCTTGTGCAGCTGCAACTGCAAACGGGCGCGGTCCAAGCCGTGCTCGATCAGATAGGCGGCGATCTCCGCCGACTCGATGGCGCCCCATACCGGACTTGCCAGCACCGAGCAGCGATCCCACAGCCCCGCCTCGTCGGCGCAGCGCTCCATGAAGACCAGATCGTCCTCGGTGCCCACGACGAACTTTACGGCATCGCGCGTATCCAGCAGATCGTAGTTCTCGCGGCGCATGGCGGCGGACACGGCCTCGCCGGCCGTGGGCGTCTTCCAATCCACCGTGAAGTGCAGGCTGCCGGGAAGCCCCGCCTCGGCGCACGCCTCGCGCAAGTGCGCCATGGGACTCAGGTCGCGCGAACCGTTCGTCTCGATTTCCACGCGCAAAGGGCGCGGGTCGTCCACCGCGAGCAGAGTCTGCACCAGATCGGGCAGATAAGGCTGCAGAAGCGGCTCGCCGCCGGTGAGCGTCACGCACGACACGCCGGTCTCGGCCACCCAGGCCACCAGATCGGGCACGCTCCACCCTTCCACTTCCACCAACGGATGGTTCGCCCAGCGGGTGTCGCAGTAGGTGCACCACATATTGCAGCCGGCGAACCGGATGAAAGCGGCCGGCCGCCCCGCCGCCAGGCCCTCCCCGTTCACGGACACAAATTTCTCCGCCACGGGGAACAGCTGGGCACGGGGGGCGATGGTATGGCGCGCCTGGTGCCGCTCGGCATCCAGCAGGCCGTCGTTCTCCTCCTCGGGCACCATGGGCTATCGCTGCTCCCGGTAGTAGGCGCAGTTGTTGGGGGTCTCGTAGACCTCCACCTGGGCCACGGGCAGCCCGCGGGCGGCCAGCGCGTCGAAGAACCACTTCGCGAGGTTCTCCGCCGTGGTGCGGAAGGGCACAATGAACAGGGCGAAACCCTCGCGCTCGAGGCACGCCAAGGTGTCGGGGGCAAGGGAGCCCTCCTCCACGATGAAATGGTGGTCGAGCCGCTCGGTCAGCGCGCGCAGCTCGGTTTTGAACTCGCCGAAATCCACCACCATGTCCTTGCAGGTGCCCTCCGTCTGCAGGTGCTCCACCTCCAGATAGGCCACCACGCGCCAGCGGTGCCCATGCAGGTTCTCGCACTTCCCATGATAATCGGTCAGAAAATGAGAGGCATCGAACGAGCTCTCTGTCTTCAATCCGTACATATCGAATTCTCACCAATCTACGAACATTTGTATGATATAATCAACATCGCAGGGAGCAAACGCCCTCTGCATTCACCCCGCCACGATGCTAGCTAGAGAGGGGGTGATGCAGATGAGCGATATGCTGGCCTTAATCCAAGTCCTTGTTGGAGTTGCCACATTCATTGTAGCTGTTTTGACGCTACAAAAAGAGAACCCGCCGAATAACGGCGGGAACTCCAACAAAGAGGGCGAGGATTAGGCGCCCTTCTTTAGGCAAAACGATTATAGCACAGGTTCACCCATCAGAACGCGGCGTCGAAGGGGGCGGTCACGATGATTTCACTTTGGCCGCGGGTGAGCTCGGTGAGCTTTTCCAGGAAGGAGGCCTGGGTGCCGTCGAGCATGCGGAAGGTGAGCAGGACGTTCTCGGCAAAGTCGCTCTCCTGCAGCTTCGCGCCGCAGGCCTCGGCCACCCGGCACAGCTGCTCGTACAGACTGTAGGGCACCTCCAGAACGATGTCGACGCAGACCGACACCGTGACGATGTCCGCCGCTTCGATGACCGCTTTCGTGGCGTCGGTATAGGCGCGCACCAGGCCGCCGGTGCCGAGCAGGATGCCACCGAAGTAGCGGGTGACGACCACGGCCACGTCCTCCAAACCCGCATGCTGGATAGCCTGGAGCGTCGGCATGCCCGCCGTTTTGGCCGGCTCGCCGTCGTCGGTGTAGCGCACACGTCCCCCGCGCAGCACGTAGGCGTACACGTTGTGGCGCGCCATGCGATGGGCCGCCTTCACCTCGGCGATGAAAGCGAGTGCCTCTTCCTCAGTGGCGACCGGCGCGATTTGCCCGATGAAGCGGCTCTTCTTCTCGACGATCTCGGCCTCGGCACGAGCGGCTATGGTTTTGTATGCGGCCACTACTCCCCCAGCTTCTCGGCGGCTTCGAACCATTCCAGCTCGAGGGCTTCTATTTGGGTTTCGAAGTCGGCGATTTCCTCTTGCATGGCGGTGAGCACCAGATAGTCAGATTGGTCGGCGGCGGCCATTTCCAGCTGCTTCTTCTCGATCTTGCCCTTCAGGGTCTCGATCTTCTTCTCGTTGGAGGTCATGAGCTTGCGCAGGGCGCGCTGCTCGCCGCCGGAGAGGACGGGGGCGCAAGAGGCGGCCGCATTCCCGGGATTGCTGGAGGTCGCGAGCGAGGGGCGACCAAGGTCGCCCCCTACGGAGCCGACCCCAGAGTCATTTCCGCGGCCGCCGCCGGCGCTCTTCGCGGCTTCGCGGTCGGCCTCTTCGGCGAGTTTCAGGTACTCGTCCACGCCACCGGGCAAATGGCGCACCTTGCCGTCGATGAGGGCGAACTGGTGGTCGGTCACGCGTTCCATGAGGTAGCGGTCGTGGGTGACGAGCAAGAGTGTGCCCGGCCAGCCGTCGAGCAGGCTCTCCACCGCCGCAAGCATATCGGTGTCCAGGTCGTTTCCCGGCTCGTCCAAGATGAGCACGTTCGGCTCATCCAGCAAAATGAGCATGAGCGCCAGCCGGCGCTTCTGGCCGCCGGACAGGTCGCACACCGGCTCGTTCTGGTCGTCCTTCGTGAACCCGAGCCGTTCCAAGAGCTGTCCCGGCGTCATCTCCTTGCCGTCGAGCATCGTGCGCCGCGAGTAGCGCGAGATCACCTGGCGCACCCGGTCGTCGCCGAGCTTGCGCAGCTCGTCCAAATGCTGCGACAGCACGGCGAACCGCACGGTCTGGCCGATTTTCACGCGCCCGGAATCGAGCGGCTGCAGCCCTTGGATGATGCGCAGAAGCGTTGTCTTGCCGATGCCGTTGGCGCCCACAATGCCGTAGCGATCGCCCGGGCCGATGATCCAGTCGACGTCGTCCAAGATGACGCGATCCCCGAAGCGCAGCGATGCGCCCTTAAGGTCGACCACTTGCTTGCCGAGACGCGCCATGGCCATGCGCTTGAGCTCCAGCTCGTTGCGCAAGGGCGGCACGTCGGCGATGAGCGCCTGGGCGGCGGCC
Proteins encoded in this window:
- the queF gene encoding preQ(1) synthase, translating into MKPMDMAEALFGSDDDAIGKPEGSVDTSAMAAIAAHLAREDAGPAPATAPAAASAGRDEVETRAGGVTLLGNQHTQYPTDYDPSVLETFENKHPGNDYFVKFNCPEFTSLCPITGQPDFATIYISYVPDVRMVESKSLKLYLFSFRNHGDFHEDCMNIIMKDLIALMDPKYIEVWGKFTPRGGISIDPYCNYGRPGTRWEEVAWTRLSQHDLYPEKVDNR
- the queC gene encoding 7-cyano-7-deazaguanine synthase QueC — protein: MTNNKALVLCSGGVDSTTLLARAVSKYGAENVYALSISYGQKHVREIEAARAVAAHYGVEQRFLDLGAIFADSDCSLLAHSDAAIPESSYADQQAEGDGGPVSTYVPFRNGLFLSSAASMALSLGCSTVYYGAHHDDWAGNAYPDCSLEFVEAMNRAIVEGTGGELCLEAPFVTWSKADIVREGLALGVPYELTWSCYEGGEAPCGRCATCLDRAAAFAANGVEDPAMR
- a CDS encoding radical SAM protein yields the protein MVPEEENDGLLDAERHQARHTIAPRAQLFPVAEKFVSVNGEGLAAGRPAAFIRFAGCNMWCTYCDTRWANHPLVEVEGWSVPDLVAWVAETGVSCVTLTGGEPLLQPYLPDLVQTLLAVDDPRPLRVEIETNGSRDLSPMAHLREACAEAGLPGSLHFTVDWKTPTAGEAVSAAMRRENYDLLDTRDAVKFVVGTEDDLVFMERCADEAGLWDRCSVLASPVWGAIESAEIAAYLIEHGLDRARLQLQLHKIIWPDETRGV
- a CDS encoding 6-pyruvoyl trahydropterin synthase family protein is translated as MYGLKTESSFDASHFLTDYHGKCENLHGHRWRVVAYLEVEHLQTEGTCKDMVVDFGEFKTELRALTERLDHHFIVEEGSLAPDTLACLEREGFALFIVPFRTTAENLAKWFFDALAARGLPVAQVEVYETPNNCAYYREQR
- a CDS encoding YigZ family protein, whose protein sequence is MAAYKTIAARAEAEIVEKKSRFIGQIAPVATEEEALAFIAEVKAAHRMARHNVYAYVLRGGRVRYTDDGEPAKTAGMPTLQAIQHAGLEDVAVVVTRYFGGILLGTGGLVRAYTDATKAVIEAADIVTVSVCVDIVLEVPYSLYEQLCRVAEACGAKLQESDFAENVLLTFRMLDGTQASFLEKLTELTRGQSEIIVTAPFDAAF
- a CDS encoding ABC-F family ATP-binding cassette domain-containing protein — encoded protein: MAFLLGCEKVSVEFPTKTVFEGLSLGVDEGARIGIVGQNGDGKSTLLRVLSGDVEVDDGRVIRTRGVSVGVLGQSDDLRDADTVERAVVGDVPEYEWAGDPRVRAIIAGLLEDVDWNATVGTLSGGQRRRVDLARLLIGDWDVLMLDEPTNHLDVRAITWLAEHLKTRWRRGAGALLVVTHDRWFLDEVCEAMWEVHGRRVWPFEGGFSAYIMQRVERDRLEALAEQKRQNALRRELAWLSRGARARATKPKFHVAAAQALIADVPPLRNELELKRMAMARLGKQVVDLKGASLRFGDRVILDDVDWIIGPGDRYGIVGANGIGKTTLLRIIQGLQPLDSGRVKIGQTVRFAVLSQHLDELRKLGDDRVRQVISRYSRRTMLDGKEMTPGQLLERLGFTKDDQNEPVCDLSGGQKRRLALMLILLDEPNVLILDEPGNDLDTDMLAAVESLLDGWPGTLLLVTHDRYLMERVTDHQFALIDGKVRHLPGGVDEYLKLAEEADREAAKSAGGGRGNDSGVGSVGGDLGRPSLATSSNPGNAAASCAPVLSGGEQRALRKLMTSNEKKIETLKGKIEKKQLEMAAADQSDYLVLTAMQEEIADFETQIEALELEWFEAAEKLGE